ATTTCATGTAAAACTTTCTGAGAGAATCAcgcaaatttattttaaaactggaCAAATCTGCACTTGTTAcatgaagcagcttcaggaggaagaagatatTATTACTTTTTGATAAATCAAAGGAtcaacttgtgttttcttttttaaaaatctgcttATTTTTAAAGAGAAAGTTCATGTTTGAGAAagtttgtattttctgttgaagaagaagaagcactttgtcttttatttaaataaaattcattttcatgttgaGTTTCTTTTTGATTGAGCCAATAAACGTTTGAATGTTATttatataaagacaataaataactttatataaagacaataagtaactgtatataaagacaataaataactgaggagacgaggagtccaggagacgaggaggagacgaggagtccAGGAGACGAGTAGGAGACGAGGAGTccaggagacaaggaggagacgaggaggagacgagtaggagacgaggaggagacaagTAGGAGACGGGTCAGTGATACCATGGTCATTAAACCAGGTGTTGGTACTTTCAGCAGTCTGGCCAGGTGCCAGGTCCTGCAGGAAAGTGAAATCAGCTTCTCCATAAACCTAATCAGTGAAAGGAAGCATGAAGTGCTCTAACGTGTCCTGGTAGACGGCTGCGTTGACATtggacttgatgaaacacagtggaccacAACCAGCAGATGACATGGCTCCTCCCCAAACCATCACCGACTGTGGAAGCTTCACACTGGACTTCAAGCCCCTTGGATTCTGggcctctccactcctcctccagactctgGGACCTTTCCAAATGAAAGTGACTTTCATCTGAACAGAGGTCTTTGGACCACTGAGCAACAGTCCAGTCCTTTTTCTCCTTGGACCAGGTCACACGCTTCTGACCTGGTCTCTGGTTCAGGAGTGTCTGTAGCCCAGGTCCTGGATCCGTCTGTGTGTGGTGGCTCTTGATGCACTGACTCCAGCCTGAGTCAGTGCatcatcccctctctctctctctctccctgctcggctctctctctctctcccccctctctctccccacccccctctctgtgTCATGGCGGACCCctgggactctctctctccctctctctctccctgctcgcctctctctctctctctctctctctctcccccctctctctgtgtcatggCGGACCCCTGGGACTCCCCGGTGTTCCTGGGATTTGACGTCAGTTCTCAACAGgtaaaatctgttttaaaacGCGAGCTTCGTTTCGTGGCGTCTGCGCGCGCAGATgcggaacaggaagtgaatcgAACCTCGATAGAAACACGTTTGTTTAATCAAACTATTTTCATTGTGATGATGAAGCTTGTTGACGTGAGCGGAGTGAAGAGCGTGTTGTTAACggttgtgttttaaatgtttttatattgacTTATTTGATATTATTTAGTAAAGAGATCAGATGTGGTTCCAGTGGCTGCTCGGTACCGGTCCGGAACCGGATCCGGTCCGGAccggtccacatccaggacatggtcacaTGTTACAGCCCCCCCTCACATTGAgttaaacacacaaccagctccACGTGGACATCAGGACACAAAGTccacacatcttccgccgcaaactaaaaacacacaactttaccCTGAACAAAaaatttaaactaacaatttagtagcacttaaatctcacgtacttatagcactttgtagttttgctttttttgaagaaattgtactttcttggttcctcttgtttctcggggttgatgcacttgtTGTGAGTCGctctggataaaagcgtcagctcaatgaaatgtaaaaatcaaTCACAGATGTTCACAaggatccacttcctgttcttaactcaacttcctgttcttaactcaacttcctgttcttaactcaacgAGAGTTAAACAGAAACTTAGTGATCCGTGATGAAGCTCAGTCCATGTGAGGATCCTctacaggacacacacaggacacacacaggactcacACAGGActcacacaggacacacacaggacactcACAGGACACTCACAGGACActcacaggacacacacaggactcacACAGGACACGCACAGGACACGCACAGGACACGCACAGGACTCGCACAGGACTCGCACAGGACTCGCACAGGACACGCACAGGACACGCACAGGACACGCACAGGACTCGCACAGGACACGCACAGGACTCGCACAGGACTCGCACAGGACTCGCACAGGACAcgcacaggacacacacaggacacacacaggacacacactgaacacacacaggacacacacatgctgatggaaCTGAACAGATCAACACAACAGGAGTTACTACATTATATATAAACGTTTATAAAACGTAGTATTTTTTTGTGGTAGTAATACAGCACAGTACAGTAGCAGCGTGAGTGGTAGTTTTCGCAGGTCAGCGCGCTAACTCAACTTAACGCTACCGTTACCGGTCTGGGGAATCCCACAGGTTCTCCTGAGTAGAACCATGTGGAACCAGCAGAACCTGAaggtgtgtgttggtcactgtaGGTGAAGGTGGTGGCCATCGATGGACGTCTGGACGTTCTTCATCAGAGCATCGTTCACTTTGACTCTGAACTGCCTGAGTTCAGgtaacaaacagagacacatcaacacattttaataacacACAACATGTGGCTAACACAACATTTTAATAACACACCACATGTTACTAACACAACATTTTaataacacacaacatgttACTAACACACTCTCCTGCAGCTGTATTGTGGGGATCTGATTTGTTAAGATTGTCTGgcattctgttttattttgaaagtgactcGTTGTTCTTCCTGTGACCAGGACTCAGGGGGGGGTCCATCTCCATGGCGACGGACTGACGGTCACCTCCCCGGTGCTGATGTGGGTCAAGGTGCGACACTGCTCATTCAGTAACATCCAGTTCAAGTATTaactctctgacctctgacccctgacgaGTCCCTTTTCATTGGTCCACGGGTCAGTGAACTGGAAAGAGGCCGTCCGCCCCCCCGTTAATCACGTTTCCcttgctgtgattggctgcttgtGTCCTCAGGCTctggacctgctgctggacaagATGAAGACGGCAGAGTTTGACTTCAGCCGAGTCCGAGCGCTGTCAGGCAGCGGCCAGGTGAGTCATGTGATCACCTgaggtttcttcttctctgctttaAATCAGGCCTCAGGTGTCTTTATACACGTTCATTCTGCACAGGAGATTATATAATGTCcataaaacatgtaaatcatCTGCATACACCAGATATTAATGTTCATGAGTAACATGGTTAGGGTTCCATTAACATGGTCGTCTCCTGGTCTCTTAGCAACATGGCAGCGTCTACTGGAGAAGACGAGCGTCTGAGACTCTGTCTCAACTGGACCCGGACCAGAGTCTacaccagctgctgcaggtctgTCTCCGCAGGTCAAAGGTGACAGCGTGTGTGGTCACCTGctcatgttgtttgtgtggcGCCCCCTACAGGACAGCTTCTCTGTGCCAGACAGTCCCGTGTGGATGGACTCCAGCAGCAGTCAGCAGTGTCAGCAcctggaggcagcagcagggggcgctcaaAGGCTGGCAGACATCACCGGATCCAGAGCCTACGAGGTCCAactgtcctcctgtctctgtctctgtctgtctgtctgtctgtctgtctgtctgtctgtctgtctgtctgtctgtctgtctgtctgtctgtctgtctgtctgtctgtctgtctgtctgtctgtctgtctgtctgtctgtctgtctgtctgtctgtctgtctgtctgtctgtctgtctgtctgtctgtctgtctgtctgtctgtctgtctgtctgtctgtctgtctgtctgtctgtctgtctgtctgtctgtctgtctgtctgtctgtctgtctgtctgtctgtctgtctgtctgtctgtctgtctgtctgtctgtctgtctgtctgtctgtctgtctgtctgtctgtctgtctgtctgtctgtctgtctgtctgtctgtctgtctgtctgtctgtctgtctgtctgtctgtctgtctgtctgtctgtctctgtctctgtctctgtctctgtctctctctgtctgtctgtctctctctgtctgtctgtctgtctgtctgtctgtctgtctgtctgtctgtctgtctgtctgtctgtctgtctgtctgtctgtctgtctgtctgtctgtctgtctgtctgtctgtctgtctgtctgtctgtctgtctgtctgtctgtctgtctgtctgtctgtctgtctgtctgtctgtctgtctgtctgtctgtctgtctgtctgtctgtctgtctgtctgtctgtctgtctgtctgtctgtctgtctgtctgtctgtctgtctgtctgtctgtctgtctgtctgtctgtctgtctgtctgtctgtctgtctgtctgtctgtctgtctgtctgtctgtctgtctgtctgtctgtctgtctgtctgtctgtctgtctgtctgtctgtctgtctgtctgtctgtctgtctgtctgtctgtctgtctgtctgtctgtctgtctgtctgtctgtctgtctgtctgtctgtctgtctgtctgtctgtctgtctgtctgtctgtctgtctgtctgtctgtctgtctgtctgtctgtctgtctgtctgtctgtctgtctgtctgtctgtctctctctctctctgtctgtctgtctgtctgtctgtctgtctgtctgtctgtctgtctgtctgtctgtctgtctgtctgtctgtctgtctgtctgtctgtctgtctgtctgtctgtctgtctgtctgtctgtctgtctgtctgtctgtctgtctgtctgtctgtctgtctctctctctctgtctctctgtctctctgtctctctgtctctctgtctctctgtctctctgtctctctgtctctctgtctctctctctgtctctctgtctgtctgtctctctctgtctgtctctctctccctctgtctctctgtctctctgtctctctgtctctctctctgtctctctctctctctgtctgtctctactcGTTAAAACTCCTTGATCCTTAATAACATCATTtccctgttgtttgtttgtttgtttgtttgtttgtttgtttgtttactcgCAGCGTTTCACAGGAAACCAGATTGCGAAGTTGCGACAGACTCGACCGGAGGATTTCCAGGACACAGAGGTCAGCCTTCACAAcatctgtgacctttgaccccagggTGCCTGCCTCTacactgacactgtgtgtgtgtgtttcagaggatCTCATTGGTCAGCAGTTTTGCCGCCTCCCTCTTCCTCGGGGATTACGCCGCCATCGACTACAGCGACGGtaccaaaccaaaccaaaccaaaccttCATTCACACACTTGATGGTTGagctaacaccccccccccccccccaggctctGGGATGAATCTGCTGGACATCAGCTCCAGAGTCTGGTCTGAGATCTGCCTGGACGCCGTCGCTCCACATCTGGATCGACTGCTGGGAGCTCCGCTGCCCTCCACGTCTGTGCTGGTGAGACTGGTGCGGACAGATGGTGACCGGTGggaggtgacctttgacctcagttCTCCGCTCTGTCCTGCAGGGTCCGGTCTCCTCCTACTTTGTGCATCGATACGGATTCAGTGACGGCTGCAGCGTGGTGGCGTTCACCGGAGACAACCCAGGTAACCACAGTGGGAAGTCTGGTGTTGATGTAGTTCAGTCAAATGAACACCAGGTGGAGCCGTAGTGTTATCACATGTTAGCTGTGTGTAAGTCATGTGTTCAGTTTCTCACACTACACACGTACATGACGTTAAATCCAAGTCACAGTGGACGTGTACTTACAGTGTGTGAGTTTCCATGGTgaccacatgtttgtgtttctcagcaTCTCTGGCAGGAATGAGGCTGCAGCCGGGGGACATGAGTGTGAGTTACACACAACTGAGTTCATCAcacaactgagctatacacacaacTGAGTTCATCACACAACTGAGTTCATCACACAACTGAGTTCATCACACAACTGAGTTCATCACACAACTGAGTTCATCACGCAACTGAGTTCATCACACAACTGAGTTCTACACACAACTGAGTTCATCACACAACTGAGTTCATCACACAACTGAGttcatcacacaacacaacactatgactgtgtgtgtgtgtgtgtgtgtgtgtgtgtctctctctctctccccctctctccctctgtgtgtgtgtgtgtgtgtgtgtgtgtgtgtgtgtgtgtctctctctctctccccctctctccctctctgtgtgtgtgtgtgtttgtgtacaggtCAGCCTGGGGACCAGTGACACAGTGTTTCTTTGGCCTCAGCAGCTTCATCCAGCTCTGGAGGGTCATGTCTTCTGTAAccctgtggagagagaggagtacATGGCTCTGCtgtggtaacacacacacacacacacactcacactcacacacacacacactctcacacacacacacactcacacacactcacacactcacactcacacacacactcactcactcactcactcactcactcactcactcactcacaaactcacacacacacacactcacacactcacacaaacacacacacacacacacacacactcactcactcactcactcactcactcactcactcactcactcactcactcactcacacactcacacacacacacacacactcacacacacacacacacactctcacacacacacacacacacacactcacacacactcacacacacacacactctcacacacacacactcacacacacacacacacactcacacacacacacagaataatgAGAGTTTGCTCCTCAGCTTTAAGAACGGCTCTCTGACCAGGGAGCGCATCAGGAACCGCTGTGCTGGAGGATCATGGGAAgtcttctctgctgctttgaGGGACACGCCGCTCGGGAACCATGGAAACATCGGTGAAGCttcctcttttttattcttccttccttccttcgcTCCTTCCTCAGTGTTTATTTTGATGTGTTTCAGGCTTTTACTTTGACACCATGGAAATCACCCCCGCTGCCGTGGGAGTTCATCGCTTTGATTCGGACGACACTGAGGTAGAGAGACtcttacacagagagagagagagagagagagactcttacacagagagagagagagagagagagagactcttacacagagagagagagagactcttacacagagagagagagagagactcttacacagagagagagagagagagactcttacacagagagagagagagagactcttacacagagagagagagagagactcttacacagagagagagagagactcttacacagagagagagagagagagagagagactcttacacagagagagagagagagagactcttacacagagagagagagagagagactcttacacagagagagagagagagactcttacacagagagagagagagagagagagagagactcttacgcacacacacacacacagagagagagagagagactcttacacagagagagagagactcttacgcacacacagagagagagagagagagactcttacacagagagagagagagagagactcttacacagagagagagagagagactcttacacagagagagagagagagagagagagagagagactcttacgcacacacacacacacagagagagagagagagactcttacacagagagagagagactcttacgcacacacacagagagagagagagagagagagagggttcaGGATGTTGATGTGGCACTGCCTCACCTGTCCTGCAGGTGTCCTCGTTCAGCGACCAGCTGGAGGTGCGTGCTCTGGTCGAGGGTCAGTTCATGTCGAGGAGGGTTCACGCAGAGCGACTGGGATTCTCCATGAGTGAGAACaccttcttgtctttctttatCTTCCAGGTTTCACTCATTCGTTCCATTTGTTCTTTGCTGTTTTCCGTGTGAAAGTCAAGTTTTTACTGTGGCTTTATATCCAGGAACCAGAGTTCTGGCGACAGGAGGAGCTTCATCCAACAAGGAGATTCTACAGGTGAGCTCTCTCACAAGTTTCATATCTATACTCTCGATATGTTTACACTGAACTATTTATTATTTGCTTCATTTTTGGAAAGTAAATGTCAGGACTCTACGGTGAGAAGATGCTCATCTTCTGGTCGAAGCCTCGTTAGAACAAATGAATGATTCagtgaaacgctggagtgcttttactttgaaacgggtAGGAAGtgtaaagataaacattgtaGTTTAAGAGAGGaacagaataaacagagaaaatgatctttcaccggagttttaatgtttatctgatgaattTATTTCACAAACAAACGGTTGCAACTCTTTCTGTAtgcctcttcaaaataaaagcactccagcgtttctgttgacgGAATCCATTCCCTTGTTTAAAAAGGGTTATTTATTGTGTAATATTTGCAGGAGCTGCATGACTTCATAATGTGTCGTACTGGTATTACACAGGAGTACTTTTATAcaaggaaatatatatatttatggccatattcaagtcaaagcctttatGTGAAAACCTTGTGCTGCA
The genomic region above belongs to Limanda limanda chromosome 20, fLimLim1.1, whole genome shotgun sequence and contains:
- the xylb gene encoding xylulose kinase isoform X1 codes for the protein MADPWDSLSPSLSPCSPLSLSLSLSPPSLCVMADPWDSPVFLGFDVSSQQVKVVAIDGRLDVLHQSIVHFDSELPEFRTQGGVHLHGDGLTVTSPVLMWVKALDLLLDKMKTAEFDFSRVRALSGSGQQHGSVYWRRRASETLSQLDPDQSLHQLLQDSFSVPDSPVWMDSSSSQQCQHLEAAAGGAQRLADITGSRAYERFTGNQIAKLRQTRPEDFQDTERISLVSSFAASLFLGDYAAIDYSDGSGMNLLDISSRVWSEICLDAVAPHLDRLLGAPLPSTSVLGPVSSYFVHRYGFSDGCSVVAFTGDNPASLAGMRLQPGDMSVSLGTSDTVFLWPQQLHPALEGHVFCNPVEREEYMALLCFKNGSLTRERIRNRCAGGSWEVFSAALRDTPLGNHGNIGFYFDTMEITPAAVGVHRFDSDDTEVSSFSDQLEVRALVEGQFMSRRVHAERLGFSMRTRVLATGGASSNKEILQVLSDVFNAPVFTIDVSNSACLGSAYRAAHGLVSESGVSFFDVVKNAPEPQLVATPHPAAQEVYAPMLRRYRRLEERVLKQRPT
- the xylb gene encoding xylulose kinase isoform X2 → MADPWDSLSPSLSPCSPLSLSLSLSPPSLCVMADPWDSPVFLGFDVSSQQVKVVAIDGRLDVLHQSIVHFDSELPEFRTQGGVHLHGDGLTVTSPVLMWVKALDLLLDKMKTAEFDFSRVRALSGSGQQHGSVYWRRRASETLSQLDPDQSLHQLLQDSFSVPDSPVWMDSSSSQQCQHLEAAAGGAQRLADITGSRAYERFTGNQIAKLRQTRPEDFQDTERISLVSSFAASLFLGDYAAIDYSDGSGMNLLDISSRVWSEICLDAVAPHLDRLLGAPLPSTSVLGPVSSYFVHRYGFSDGCSVVAFTGDNPASLAGMRLQPGDMSVSLGTSDTVFLWPQQLHPALEGHVFCNPVEREEYMALLWERIRNRCAGGSWEVFSAALRDTPLGNHGNIGFYFDTMEITPAAVGVHRFDSDDTEVSSFSDQLEVRALVEGQFMSRRVHAERLGFSMRTRVLATGGASSNKEILQVLSDVFNAPVFTIDVSNSACLGSAYRAAHGLVSESGVSFFDVVKNAPEPQLVATPHPAAQEVYAPMLRRYRRLEERVLKQRPT